The genomic interval AGGACTAAAGGCAACGCTTTTAACCTCGCCCTGATGCCCTTGAAAGGTGCGCAGAAGTTCCCCATCTAAATCCCACAGCTTAACAGAGCGATCTACGCCTCCTGATGCAATTAGTTGACTATCAGGACTGAAACTAAGACTCTTGATATCATTTGAGAAATTAAAAGGCGAGCCAATTGAAATGACTGAGCGAACATCATCAGATTCAATGAAGATATTATTCAAGTTCCTGGTTTCAACGTTGCCTCTTGTATCACCAAATGCAATGAATTGACCATTAGGACTAAAACTAATAGCTAGAACTTCATATTTATTTCGGAAGTTATGTAAGAGTTGCCCATTCAAACTCCACAGTTTAATCGCGCCGTCCCTACTACCAGCAGCAACCATTGTGCCATCCGGGCTAAAACAGGCACTCTCAATCCAGTTAGTGTCACGAATTTTTCGCCATTAGACAGAGAAAAAAGATTCAGTGACAGTAGAGGAACTCCATCGAGAGGGGAGCTTCCCATGACCATAGCCCAACGAGAACAACAAATCCATCGAGTCAAAGCCGTCAGTTTTCAACCTGAACTGGATGAGGCGTTAGAACAGGCCCTCAGAGAGGCCGTCATCAGTGCCGTCAAAATCACCTTGGAGAGCGCACTGAAAGAGGAACTCAAGGCAGAACTAGCCAAAATGGGAGACGATCGACCTCGACGTTCCGGGTATTTTCAACGGAGACTCGATACCCAGTATGGCCAGGTGAAGGATTTGCGAGTTCCGAAATTACGAGAACGCAACCCAGAACGAGAGTGGCAGATTCTCCAACGTTACCAACGGGGCTTAGGCAACCTGCTCAACTGGTTGTGTTGTTTGTATGTGATGGGACTGTCGTTGAGAGATTTGCAAGAGGCGCTATATTTTCTCATAGGACATGTGCTTTCCCGCAGTGCTGTGAACCAAGTCACCCTCCAGATTCAGCAACACTTAGACACTCGTCGCTTAGCCCCGATTGGCAAAACCCCTGCGATATTAATCGTCGATGGGGTGTGGGTAGAGATTCAATA from Kovacikia minuta CCNUW1 carries:
- a CDS encoding WD40 repeat domain-containing protein, which gives rise to MRDTNWIESACFSPDGTMVAAGSRDGAIKLWSLNGQLLHNFRNKYEVLAISFSPNGQFIAFGDTRGNVETRNLNNIFIESDDVRSVISIGSPFNFSNDIKSLSFSPDSQLIASGGVDRSVKLWDLDGELLRTFQGHQGEVKSVAFSPDGKIIASASDDETVKLWRLDGQLIHTFRNRYDVCSVSFSPDGNTIAAGDELGFITLWNWDLDNLMQLGCDWVRDYLQTNPNASESDRQMCGIR